Proteins encoded within one genomic window of Pseudalkalibacillus sp. SCS-8:
- a CDS encoding YpiF family protein: MKWRSTDVDVYMQASEYVDTAIIPLIPISWGAQKKNVVLKGEFPLLITEELERQLKGRVVLFPALTYLESESEEDVLKRITAFSDEVEKEGLPYTVFVTSDTRWSGLEDIQDRLIVIPPVPLEHMEETYQREIVSEQVKHILQIVTKKWQNSF, from the coding sequence ATGAAGTGGCGTTCAACAGATGTCGATGTATACATGCAAGCTTCCGAATACGTCGATACCGCGATTATTCCACTCATACCTATTTCATGGGGCGCACAAAAGAAAAATGTTGTCCTTAAAGGTGAATTTCCTCTCTTGATTACAGAGGAATTGGAGAGACAGTTGAAAGGTCGAGTGGTCCTTTTCCCCGCCCTCACTTATTTGGAGAGTGAGTCGGAAGAAGATGTGTTGAAACGGATTACTGCCTTTTCTGATGAAGTAGAAAAGGAGGGACTCCCTTATACGGTTTTCGTCACCTCAGATACAAGATGGAGTGGTTTGGAGGATATCCAGGATCGGCTGATTGTCATACCGCCTGTTCCTCTCGAACATATGGAGGAAACCTATCAGAGGGAAATTGTATCGGAACAAGTCAAGCATATTCTACAAATTGTCACAAAAAAGTGGCAAAACTCATTTTAA
- a CDS encoding ReoY family proteolytic degradation factor: MGSTVTVLEKKDFLKWFLNHYQLKKRECVWLLNYLVSDEALMENVHFVENAEYCPKAIIMSTNCVDGVPFRFYKQNILTTDAEKSFHDIRLNQEEDVYIELKFKGAYRTPQYAAVLEENPHIPENMVPDKKYGLWAEMILDQSFSRFRKKSLQAQIDEALDRKDYDTFERLSKEYNKL, translated from the coding sequence ATGGGCAGCACCGTAACCGTCTTAGAAAAAAAGGACTTTCTCAAATGGTTCCTGAACCACTACCAATTGAAAAAGCGTGAATGTGTATGGTTGTTGAATTATTTGGTCAGCGATGAGGCATTGATGGAAAATGTCCATTTTGTTGAAAATGCTGAGTACTGTCCGAAGGCCATCATCATGTCCACCAACTGTGTAGATGGTGTACCTTTCAGGTTCTATAAGCAAAATATACTTACGACCGATGCAGAAAAGTCGTTTCATGATATTCGATTGAACCAAGAGGAAGATGTTTATATCGAATTGAAATTCAAGGGTGCCTATCGTACGCCGCAATATGCAGCAGTACTGGAGGAGAATCCGCATATTCCTGAGAATATGGTCCCGGATAAAAAGTATGGACTGTGGGCAGAAATGATTCTTGATCAATCCTTCAGCCGATTCAGGAAGAAATCGCTGCAAGCCCAAATTGATGAAGCTTTGGATCGCAAGGATTACGACACCTTTGAACGTTTAAGTAAAGAATACAATAAACTTTAA
- the qcrB gene encoding menaquinol-cytochrome c reductase cytochrome b subunit, with protein MLQKMYDWVDERLDITPMWRDIADHEVPEHVNPAHHFSAFVYCFGGLTFFITVIQILSGMFLTMYYVPDIINAYESVYYLQNEVAFGVIVRGMHHWGASLVIVMMFLHTLRVFFQGAYKKPRELNWVVGVLIFGVMLGLGFTGYLLPWDMKALFATKVGLEIAVTVPVIGPALKTLLAGDATIIGAQTLTRFFAIHVFFLPGALLGLMGAHFIMIRKQGISGPL; from the coding sequence ATGTTACAAAAAATGTATGACTGGGTAGATGAACGTCTTGATATTACGCCTATGTGGCGAGATATTGCAGACCATGAAGTACCAGAGCACGTAAACCCTGCTCACCACTTCTCGGCGTTCGTTTACTGTTTCGGTGGATTGACGTTTTTCATAACGGTCATCCAAATCCTTTCTGGAATGTTTCTGACAATGTACTATGTTCCAGACATTATCAATGCCTATGAATCCGTTTACTATCTTCAGAACGAAGTAGCGTTTGGCGTTATCGTTCGTGGTATGCACCACTGGGGTGCGAGTCTGGTCATCGTAATGATGTTTCTACATACTCTACGTGTTTTCTTCCAGGGTGCTTACAAGAAACCTCGTGAATTGAACTGGGTTGTCGGAGTCTTGATCTTCGGTGTCATGCTCGGTCTCGGTTTCACAGGTTATCTATTGCCTTGGGACATGAAAGCGCTATTTGCAACGAAAGTAGGACTTGAAATCGCGGTTACGGTTCCTGTCATTGGACCAGCATTGAAAACATTGTTAGCGGGTGACGCGACGATAATCGGCGCACAAACGCTTACTCGATTCTTTGCAATCCATGTTTTCTTCCTGCCAGGTGCTCTTCTCGGGCTCATGGGAGCGCACTTTATCATGATTCGAAAGCAAGGAATTTCTGGACCACTGTAA
- a CDS encoding ubiquinol-cytochrome c reductase iron-sulfur subunit: protein MANKDEVSRRQFLNYTLTGVGGFMAAGMLLPMVRFAIDPVLKEGAGQDMVAVVEESKLTQEPQRFTFKVKQKDGWYESEVTQAAWVYKDKNGEIVALSPICKHLGCTVDWATNPAYPNQFFCPCHAGRYTKDGTNVPGTPPLAPLDVYKKEVKDGKLYLGQAVPQ, encoded by the coding sequence ATGGCCAACAAAGATGAAGTCTCCAGACGACAATTTTTGAACTATACCTTAACGGGTGTCGGTGGATTCATGGCTGCAGGCATGCTCTTACCGATGGTACGTTTTGCGATCGACCCTGTCTTAAAAGAAGGTGCCGGTCAAGATATGGTAGCTGTTGTCGAAGAGAGTAAACTTACACAAGAACCACAACGATTTACATTCAAAGTAAAACAAAAAGATGGCTGGTACGAATCTGAAGTCACACAGGCTGCTTGGGTGTACAAAGACAAAAATGGTGAAATCGTTGCATTATCGCCTATTTGTAAACACCTTGGCTGTACAGTAGACTGGGCAACGAACCCGGCTTATCCAAACCAGTTCTTCTGTCCTTGTCATGCTGGACGTTATACGAAAGATGGAACGAATGTACCTGGCACACCGCCGCTTGCGCCGCTTGATGTATATAAGAAAGAGGTAAAAGACGGCAAACTTTACTTAGGTCAAGCAGTACCACAGTAG
- a CDS encoding menaquinol-cytochrome c reductase cytochrome b/c subunit, translating to MHRGKGMKFVGDSRIPAERKPNVPKDYSEYPGKTEAFWPNFLLKEWMVGSVFLIGYLILTVVHESPLERKADPTDASYIPLPDWYFLFLYQLLKYKYAAGDYTLIGTVIMPGLAFGALLLAPWLDRGPERRPNKRPVAVGLMLLALISIVFLTWESVVNHNWEKAEKQGKIVEVEIDQSAPGYQVYQEQGCIGCHGNNLQGGSGPSLIGTGLAPEEIADIAKNGVGSMPGGIFKGTEDELNQLSEFIAELEK from the coding sequence ATGCATCGTGGCAAAGGTATGAAGTTTGTCGGGGACTCCCGTATCCCTGCTGAACGTAAGCCGAATGTTCCTAAGGATTACTCCGAGTATCCTGGGAAGACGGAAGCGTTTTGGCCAAACTTCCTATTAAAAGAATGGATGGTCGGATCCGTATTCTTGATCGGTTATCTCATTTTGACAGTCGTTCATGAATCACCGCTTGAGCGTAAAGCGGATCCAACTGATGCAAGTTATATACCATTACCTGACTGGTATTTCTTATTCTTATACCAATTATTGAAGTATAAATATGCCGCTGGTGATTACACGTTGATCGGTACGGTTATCATGCCAGGACTGGCATTCGGAGCCCTTCTATTAGCTCCTTGGTTAGACCGAGGACCAGAACGACGTCCGAATAAACGACCTGTAGCAGTCGGATTGATGCTGCTTGCATTGATTTCGATCGTCTTCTTGACATGGGAATCAGTCGTCAACCATAACTGGGAAAAGGCTGAGAAACAAGGTAAGATTGTTGAAGTCGAAATCGATCAGTCTGCACCTGGGTATCAGGTTTATCAAGAGCAAGGGTGTATAGGGTGTCACGGAAACAACCTGCAAGGAGGTAGCGGACCTTCCTTGATTGGTACTGGACTTGCCCCTGAAGAGATCGCAGACATAGCTAAAAATGGTGTTGGCAGCATGCCAGGAGGCATCTTCAAAGGTACTGAGGATGAATTGAATCAACTATCCGAGTTCATCGCCGAACTTGAAAAGTAA